Proteins encoded within one genomic window of Amycolatopsis sp. 2-15:
- a CDS encoding L,D-transpeptidase translates to MTIRNFARRRAAVAVLGVVAALTLGACSSDPTTVSASGTTGGGPTKAAPVAKPASISLAPAANAKDVAPGDPVKVTVADGTLDSVTLTNPDGKQVQGQPSADKKSWSTTEDLGYSKTYTWSGQATGSDGKPVQISGAFTTVKPRRQMAGSLNVGDGQTYGIAMPIALTFPSAVKDKASVEKALSVETTPKTEGSWAWLNGDTSVHWRPKEYFAPGTEVKVNANIYGVSMGGGTFGRQDISASFKIGRSQIVKGNTTQHRMQVIRDGKQVMDFPVSYGLDSDPGRVTHSGVHVVMSKHATYSMNNPRYHYSDVNVPWAVRISNNGEFIHGLAGSIWAQGKKNISHGCLNLSPANAKIYYDSVLPGDPVEITGSTQTLTSKDGDYSDWTYDWASWSKLSAV, encoded by the coding sequence GTGACTATCCGAAACTTCGCACGCCGGAGAGCGGCCGTCGCGGTTCTGGGGGTTGTCGCCGCGCTCACGCTCGGTGCGTGCAGCAGCGATCCGACCACCGTGAGCGCCAGCGGCACCACGGGCGGGGGCCCGACGAAGGCCGCGCCGGTCGCCAAGCCGGCCAGCATCAGCCTCGCGCCGGCGGCGAACGCCAAGGACGTGGCGCCGGGTGATCCGGTGAAGGTCACTGTCGCGGACGGCACGCTCGACTCCGTCACGCTGACAAACCCGGACGGCAAGCAGGTGCAGGGCCAGCCGTCGGCGGACAAGAAGAGCTGGTCCACGACCGAGGACCTCGGCTACAGCAAGACGTACACGTGGTCCGGTCAGGCGACGGGCAGCGATGGCAAGCCCGTGCAGATCAGCGGCGCCTTCACCACCGTGAAGCCGCGCCGGCAGATGGCGGGCAGCCTGAACGTCGGCGACGGCCAGACATACGGCATCGCGATGCCGATCGCGCTCACGTTCCCGAGCGCCGTGAAGGACAAGGCGTCCGTGGAGAAGGCGCTGTCGGTGGAGACCACGCCGAAGACCGAGGGCTCGTGGGCCTGGCTCAACGGCGACACCTCCGTGCACTGGCGGCCGAAGGAGTACTTCGCGCCGGGCACCGAGGTGAAGGTCAACGCGAACATCTACGGCGTCTCCATGGGCGGCGGCACGTTCGGGCGCCAGGACATCTCCGCGAGCTTCAAGATCGGGCGCTCGCAGATCGTCAAGGGAAACACCACGCAGCACCGCATGCAGGTCATCCGCGACGGCAAGCAGGTGATGGACTTCCCGGTCAGCTACGGCCTCGACTCCGACCCGGGCCGCGTCACCCACAGCGGCGTGCATGTGGTGATGTCGAAGCACGCGACGTACTCGATGAACAACCCGCGCTACCACTACAGCGACGTGAACGTGCCGTGGGCCGTCCGCATCTCCAACAACGGCGAGTTCATCCACGGCCTCGCGGGCTCCATCTGGGCGCAGGGCAAGAAGAACATCTCGCACGGCTGCCTCAACCTGTCCCCGGCGAACGCGAAGATCTACTACGACAGCGTCCTGCCGGGCGACCCGGTGGAGATCACGGGCAGCACCCAGACGCTCACGTCGAAGGACGGCGACTACAGCGACTGGACTTACGACTGGGCTTCGTGGAGCAAGCTGTCCGCGGTGTGA
- a CDS encoding YciI family protein: MKYLLTLHMTPALWDTLPDDAKQDVYDGHDAFMKNNAAEIVETKALAEPGESTTVRVRDGKAQHETGLLNGSDTFFCGYYVVDVPTKTRAIELAAQIPDAKHTAVEVRPVVHEA, from the coding sequence ATGAAGTACCTCCTCACCCTCCACATGACCCCCGCCCTCTGGGACACCCTCCCCGACGACGCCAAGCAGGACGTCTACGACGGCCACGACGCGTTCATGAAGAACAACGCCGCCGAGATCGTCGAGACCAAGGCGCTGGCCGAGCCGGGGGAGAGCACCACCGTGCGGGTCCGCGACGGCAAGGCCCAGCACGAGACCGGCCTCCTCAACGGCAGTGACACCTTCTTCTGCGGCTACTACGTCGTCGACGTGCCCACGAAGACCCGGGCGATCGAGCTCGCCGCGCAGATCCCGGACGCGAAGCACACGGCGGTCGAGGTGCGGCCGGTGGTGCACGAAGCTTGA
- a CDS encoding arylamine N-acetyltransferase family protein: MTGEWNTDAVDVDAYLERVGRPRRPPSAEGLRELTRAHVETIPFENVDVVLGRHRGIGLDVVGEKLITRQRGGYCYEQAGLFAAVAEWLGYDVQRTVSRVQPDRGGPYTHMTLIVTVENTPYLVDVGFGSGMLVPMAFEDGAVVDQGGWPHRLIRRGDWWVFQKQDEGGWEDLHELLPQVHSRPVDYEVYTTTSPPTRSRCFSGG; encoded by the coding sequence ATGACCGGGGAGTGGAACACCGACGCGGTGGACGTCGACGCGTATCTCGAGCGGGTCGGGCGCCCGCGTCGACCACCGTCAGCCGAGGGGCTGCGGGAGTTGACGCGGGCGCACGTCGAGACGATTCCGTTCGAGAACGTGGACGTCGTGCTCGGGCGGCATCGGGGGATCGGGCTGGACGTGGTCGGCGAGAAGCTGATCACGCGGCAAAGGGGCGGCTACTGCTACGAGCAGGCCGGCCTCTTCGCGGCCGTCGCGGAGTGGCTCGGGTACGACGTGCAGCGGACGGTCTCGCGGGTGCAGCCCGACCGGGGCGGGCCGTACACGCACATGACGTTGATCGTCACCGTGGAGAACACGCCGTATCTCGTCGACGTCGGGTTCGGGTCCGGGATGCTCGTGCCGATGGCGTTCGAGGACGGCGCGGTCGTGGACCAGGGCGGGTGGCCGCACCGCCTCATCCGCCGGGGCGACTGGTGGGTCTTCCAGAAACAGGACGAGGGCGGCTGGGAAGACCTCCACGAGCTCCTCCCGCAGGTCCACAGCAGGCCCGTGGACTACGAGGTCTACACCACTACATCGCCACCCACCCGAAGTCGGTGTTTTTCGGGCGGCTGA
- a CDS encoding class I SAM-dependent methyltransferase, translating to MNLRDKLMHRILPDFPGIPALGDPLVITRSDLCARFVCCAWLRDPVVRVAWRELLLSLMPETPASVVDLGCGTGSLAVLLAEAGYEVCGVDLSRRMLALAEDKAAAAEVRVEFRHGDVADPPAGAYDVVLRRHVLWAMPDPAAAVARWVGLLRPGGRLVLIEGRWSTGAGLTAAECEALVRGHRREAHVKKLDDPALWGAEIEDERYVVVS from the coding sequence ATGAATCTTCGAGACAAACTCATGCACCGAATCCTGCCGGACTTTCCCGGAATTCCCGCTCTCGGTGATCCACTCGTGATCACCCGGAGTGACCTGTGCGCGAGATTTGTCTGCTGTGCGTGGTTGCGCGATCCGGTTGTGCGGGTGGCGTGGCGGGAGCTCCTGCTGTCGTTGATGCCGGAGACACCGGCGTCCGTGGTCGATCTCGGTTGTGGCACGGGCAGTCTGGCCGTTCTGCTGGCCGAGGCGGGTTACGAGGTGTGCGGGGTGGATCTGTCGCGCCGGATGCTGGCGCTCGCCGAGGACAAGGCCGCGGCGGCTGAGGTCCGGGTCGAGTTCCGCCATGGCGACGTGGCTGATCCGCCGGCGGGGGCGTACGACGTGGTCCTCAGGCGGCACGTGCTGTGGGCGATGCCCGATCCCGCCGCCGCGGTCGCGCGGTGGGTCGGGCTGCTGAGGCCAGGCGGACGGCTTGTGCTGATCGAGGGCCGGTGGTCCACCGGGGCCGGGCTGACCGCGGCGGAATGCGAGGCGCTGGTGCGAGGTCACCGTCGGGAGGCGCACGTCAAGAAACTGGACGATCCGGCGCTGTGGGGTGCGGAGATAGAGGACGAGCGGTACGTGGTGGTCAGCTGA
- a CDS encoding cold-shock protein, translated as MAQGTVKWFNAEKGFGFIAQDGGEGDVFVHYSEIDGRGFRTLEENQRVEFEVGQGQKGPQAQKVRPI; from the coding sequence GTGGCGCAAGGCACTGTGAAGTGGTTCAACGCGGAGAAGGGCTTCGGCTTCATCGCTCAGGACGGCGGTGAGGGTGACGTGTTCGTGCACTACTCGGAGATCGACGGGCGCGGCTTCCGCACCCTCGAGGAGAACCAGCGAGTGGAGTTCGAGGTTGGCCAGGGCCAGAAGGGCCCGCAGGCCCAGAAGGTCCGCCCGATCTGA
- a CDS encoding sensor domain-containing protein, with the protein MEADALAEAQLAELAERYRRLVELSADATCVHESGVITYANPAALDLFGAQSTTEVVGRPVTDFVVAERDRGAAPGGEPVETVVKRVDGSTFAVETVSLRAGDEAASAIQVVIRDVAGRRAAAAQAALMSQVSDAIVAVTADCIVTSWNPAAETVYGWTAAQAVGRPARELLGADPDPAAIQLAGCVVQQTHHHREGAPLSIRVSAAEMNDGHVLVCTDETARRRAEQHYRTVVAALDEGVLVVGSKGLIESVNPAASRILGVPADELIGVPCSSLVLFDESGHRLAEDELPSISTRRTGVTHNGLVLRLRRADGRDVWVALTSRLLNPDDPAGVSVVTSFTDITERRAISARLAHDATHDPLTRLANRTLVLDRLDRRDRVSPTTVLFLDLDKFKIINDSLGHSVGDQVLRIVGERLRRATAAADVVGRFGGDEFVVVTAGATADAEVRSLAAHLRSVLAEPISVHGRELHVDASIGIVLVAAGDQRSAEDLLRDADVAMYQAKALGRGRYEFFDVALRERMQRRLRMEQDLRDAVHSGQLWPAYQPVVDLPTGEMVGVEALLRWTHPVHGAVSPAEFIPLAEESELINEIGKFVLRDTTREVASLRSARGLDLSLKVNLSVRQLEDPQLVPAVRDALATTGLPPSALCLEVTESALMRDEVAAAEVLAALRSLGVLLAIDDFGTGYSSLAQLRRLTLDTLKIDRSFITGIADSRDAAAIVASIIAMAHAVGLTVVAEGVETAEELALLRQLGCDQAQGYHLGRPLPAAELFAQ; encoded by the coding sequence ATGGAGGCCGACGCCCTAGCCGAGGCGCAGCTCGCGGAGCTGGCCGAACGCTACCGGCGGCTCGTGGAGCTGAGCGCCGACGCGACCTGTGTGCACGAAAGCGGCGTGATCACCTACGCCAACCCCGCGGCGCTCGATCTCTTCGGCGCACAGTCGACGACCGAGGTCGTGGGCCGGCCGGTCACCGACTTCGTGGTCGCCGAACGGGATCGCGGCGCGGCGCCCGGGGGCGAACCGGTCGAAACGGTCGTGAAACGGGTGGACGGCAGCACGTTCGCCGTGGAGACGGTGTCGCTGCGCGCCGGCGACGAGGCCGCGTCGGCGATCCAGGTCGTGATCCGCGACGTCGCCGGCCGCCGGGCCGCCGCCGCGCAGGCCGCGCTGATGTCGCAGGTGAGCGACGCGATCGTGGCGGTGACCGCGGACTGCATCGTCACGAGCTGGAACCCCGCGGCGGAGACCGTGTACGGGTGGACCGCCGCGCAAGCCGTCGGCCGCCCGGCGCGCGAGCTGCTCGGCGCGGATCCCGATCCCGCGGCGATCCAGCTCGCGGGATGCGTGGTGCAGCAGACGCACCACCATCGCGAAGGGGCTCCGCTCTCGATCCGCGTTTCCGCAGCTGAGATGAATGACGGCCACGTGCTCGTCTGCACTGACGAGACCGCGCGCCGCCGAGCGGAGCAGCACTACCGCACGGTGGTCGCCGCGCTCGACGAAGGCGTGCTGGTCGTGGGCTCGAAAGGTCTGATCGAGTCGGTGAACCCCGCCGCGAGCCGCATCCTGGGCGTGCCGGCCGACGAGCTGATCGGCGTGCCGTGCTCGTCGCTCGTGCTCTTCGACGAGTCCGGGCACCGGCTGGCCGAGGACGAGCTGCCGTCGATCTCCACCCGCCGCACCGGGGTCACGCACAACGGCCTCGTCCTGCGCCTGCGCCGCGCCGACGGCCGCGACGTGTGGGTGGCGCTCACGTCGCGGCTGCTCAACCCGGACGACCCTGCCGGCGTCTCGGTCGTCACGTCGTTCACCGACATCACCGAGCGCCGCGCGATCAGCGCCCGTCTGGCCCACGACGCGACCCACGACCCGTTGACCCGTCTGGCCAACCGCACGCTCGTGCTCGACCGGCTCGATCGCCGCGACCGCGTCAGCCCGACCACGGTGCTGTTCCTCGACCTCGACAAGTTCAAGATCATCAACGATTCCCTCGGCCACTCCGTCGGCGACCAGGTGCTGCGGATCGTCGGCGAACGCCTGCGCCGCGCCACCGCCGCGGCCGACGTGGTGGGCCGCTTCGGGGGCGACGAGTTCGTGGTCGTCACGGCCGGGGCCACGGCCGACGCCGAGGTGCGCTCGCTCGCGGCGCACCTGCGTTCGGTGCTGGCGGAGCCCATTTCCGTGCACGGGCGCGAGCTCCACGTGGACGCGAGCATCGGCATCGTCCTCGTCGCGGCGGGCGACCAGCGCAGCGCCGAAGACCTGCTGCGGGACGCGGATGTCGCGATGTACCAAGCGAAAGCCCTCGGTCGCGGGCGCTACGAGTTCTTCGACGTCGCCCTGCGCGAGCGCATGCAGCGGCGGCTGCGCATGGAGCAGGACCTGCGCGACGCCGTCCACAGTGGACAGTTGTGGCCCGCGTACCAGCCCGTGGTCGACCTGCCCACCGGCGAGATGGTGGGCGTGGAAGCGTTGCTGCGCTGGACCCACCCCGTCCACGGCGCGGTCTCGCCCGCGGAGTTCATCCCGCTCGCCGAGGAAAGCGAGCTGATCAACGAAATCGGCAAGTTCGTGCTGCGCGACACGACGCGTGAGGTGGCTTCGCTGCGTTCCGCACGCGGTCTGGACCTGTCGTTGAAGGTGAACCTTTCCGTGCGCCAGCTGGAAGACCCGCAGCTGGTGCCGGCCGTGCGCGACGCCCTGGCGACGACGGGCCTGCCGCCGTCCGCGTTGTGCCTGGAGGTGACGGAGAGCGCGCTGATGCGCGACGAGGTCGCCGCCGCGGAAGTGCTGGCAGCACTGCGTTCCCTCGGCGTGCTCCTCGCGATCGACGACTTCGGCACGGGCTATTCGTCGTTGGCACAGCTGCGCCGCCTGACGCTGGACACGCTGAAGATCGACCGCTCGTTCATCACCGGCATCGCCGACTCCCGCGACGCCGCGGCGATCGTCGCGAGCATCATCGCGATGGCGCACGCGGTCGGCTTGACCGTGGTCGCCGAGGGCGTGGAGACGGCCGAGGAGCTGGCGTTGCTGCGTCAGCTCGGCTGCGACCAGGCCCAGGGCTACCACCTGGGCCGGCCGCTGCCGGCCGCGGAGCTGTTCGCTCAGTAG